A stretch of the Thalassotalea euphylliae genome encodes the following:
- a CDS encoding SDR family oxidoreductase: MTKSLIVITGASSGIGAAMAKRFSAAGHSLLLVARRIEKIEALGLPNAMCRQVDVTDAEAFKAAIKEAEAKFGAVDCLINNAGLMMLGQIDTQDPSEWQRMYDVNVMALLNGMQAVLADMKARNHGTIMNISSIAGKKSFPNHAAYVGTKFAVSAITENVREEVADTGVRVMAICPGAVETELLGHTSDQEIIDGYQAWKDAMGGVLHADDIARTAEFMYAQPQGVNIRDVVITATRQQP, encoded by the coding sequence ATGACGAAATCACTTATCGTAATTACAGGCGCAAGTTCGGGTATTGGTGCTGCAATGGCAAAGCGCTTTTCAGCTGCAGGACACTCATTGTTATTGGTTGCGCGTCGTATTGAAAAAATTGAAGCTCTTGGACTACCCAATGCGATGTGTCGACAAGTTGATGTTACGGACGCTGAAGCCTTCAAGGCCGCAATCAAAGAGGCCGAAGCAAAATTTGGCGCGGTTGATTGCCTAATTAACAACGCTGGCCTAATGATGCTAGGCCAAATTGATACTCAAGACCCTAGCGAATGGCAACGTATGTACGATGTTAACGTAATGGCGCTGTTAAATGGTATGCAAGCTGTACTAGCCGATATGAAGGCTCGTAATCACGGTACCATTATGAATATCAGTTCAATTGCGGGTAAGAAATCATTCCCAAATCACGCAGCCTACGTGGGTACTAAATTCGCAGTTTCAGCGATTACTGAAAATGTTAGAGAAGAAGTCGCGGATACGGGTGTTCGTGTTATGGCAATTTGCCCTGGCGCAGTTGAAACAGAGCTTCTAGGTCACACCAGTGATCAAGAAATTATCGACGGTTACCAAGCTTGGAAAGACGCAATGGGTGGCGTATTGCACGCTGACGATATCGCTCGTACTGCTGAATTTATGTATGCTCAGCCACAAGGCGTTAATATTCGCGACGTTGTGATCACCGCAACACGTCAGCAGCCTTAA
- a CDS encoding alkane 1-monooxygenase: MNLRHTFVADNGEVYIDKKRYMWLLSLLTPLIAVVGPLLFLRYESEWYLWVFLPIWYLAFPLMDFLMGEDTSNPPESVIPKLEADNYYRIITLLHVPLVIATFIFLGWFVAHHELSPSGYLAAALLSGYIGGHGLNIGHELGHKRYKFDRWMSKIVLAPAAYGHFFIEHNRGHHKHVATPEDPASAKMGESIYRFALRELPGGFLRAYRVEHERLIKKGLSPWTLKNEFIQTMLMTISCYLAMAVWLGVSVIPYLLIAAFWSMWQLTTANYIEHYGLKRKKLASGRYEKPQPKHSWNSNHIFSNWALFHLQRHSDHHANAARSYQSLRHFEDLPSLPNGYFGMYIVAFIPWLWFKVMDKRLVAITGQKLEEINILPSKQETLVSKYGLQSA, translated from the coding sequence ATGAACCTTAGACACACTTTTGTTGCCGATAACGGCGAAGTGTATATCGATAAAAAACGCTATATGTGGTTACTTTCCTTGCTAACACCGCTTATTGCGGTGGTTGGTCCCTTGCTATTTTTGCGCTATGAAAGTGAGTGGTATTTATGGGTTTTCTTGCCTATTTGGTATCTTGCTTTTCCATTAATGGATTTTCTCATGGGAGAAGATACCAGTAACCCTCCAGAGTCAGTAATACCCAAGCTTGAAGCTGATAATTATTATCGCATTATCACCTTGCTGCACGTGCCACTCGTTATCGCCACCTTTATTTTTTTAGGTTGGTTTGTTGCGCATCATGAGCTATCACCCTCCGGCTATTTAGCAGCGGCTTTGCTCTCTGGCTATATTGGCGGTCATGGCTTAAACATAGGCCACGAATTAGGGCACAAGCGTTACAAGTTCGATCGGTGGATGTCGAAAATCGTGTTGGCGCCGGCGGCGTATGGTCATTTTTTTATTGAGCATAATCGCGGTCATCACAAACACGTGGCGACGCCTGAAGATCCAGCTTCGGCAAAAATGGGCGAGAGTATTTATCGGTTTGCACTTAGAGAATTACCAGGTGGCTTTTTACGTGCTTATCGTGTTGAGCATGAGCGGTTGATTAAAAAAGGGCTATCACCTTGGACGCTGAAAAATGAGTTTATTCAAACCATGCTGATGACCATCAGCTGTTATTTGGCGATGGCGGTTTGGCTAGGTGTTTCAGTCATCCCTTATTTGTTAATCGCTGCATTTTGGTCAATGTGGCAATTAACAACGGCAAATTATATTGAGCACTATGGTCTTAAACGTAAAAAGTTGGCTTCGGGTCGTTATGAAAAGCCGCAACCGAAACACAGTTGGAACAGTAATCATATTTTTTCAAACTGGGCGTTGTTTCATTTACAGAGGCATTCAGACCATCATGCCAATGCCGCGCGCAGCTATCAGTCACTAAGACATTTTGAAGATTTACCCTCACTGCCCAACGGTTATTTTGGTATGTATATTGTCGCTTTTATTCCGTGGCTGTGGTTTAAGGTGATGGATAAACGCTTGGTTGCCATCACAGGGCAAAAATTAGAGGAGATCAATATTTTGCCAAGTAAACAGGAAACCTTGGTAAGCAAATACGGTTTACAGTCAGCCTAG
- a CDS encoding LysR family transcriptional regulator has product MDFKKLRTFQCAARTLNFSEAAEQLGYVQSAVTNQIKALESELNVQLFVRNGRGVALSQSGLQLFDYTQKLFSLRDEARAAVQNVPLAEPIKIGGHETVITYYLPKLLKEYSLENPNARFAIQPTPPAKLKNELLTQNLDVAFILEAPFQRQGLAVHTFQQEEIVLVCANSHPLAAKANVEVHELAKQHLLLTEKGCCYRNQFERLLISAGAYNTSAVSEFVSIETIKACVALNMGIAALSKVSAAKELAKGELIALNLPDNSMRSSVHCVFKDSVFKNKGFEDQNLSDVNDSQTALTNFIQFCQRYTFQ; this is encoded by the coding sequence ATGGATTTTAAGAAGCTAAGAACCTTCCAATGTGCAGCGCGCACCCTGAATTTTAGTGAAGCGGCAGAGCAACTCGGTTATGTGCAATCAGCGGTGACTAATCAAATCAAAGCACTTGAAAGTGAGCTTAATGTTCAGTTATTCGTACGTAACGGCAGAGGTGTGGCGCTTAGTCAATCGGGACTTCAACTGTTTGATTATACGCAAAAATTATTTTCACTTCGCGATGAGGCAAGAGCTGCCGTGCAAAATGTGCCGTTAGCAGAGCCGATTAAAATTGGTGGGCATGAAACGGTTATTACCTACTACCTTCCTAAGCTGTTAAAAGAATACAGCCTAGAAAACCCTAATGCGCGTTTCGCTATTCAGCCAACACCCCCAGCGAAGTTGAAAAACGAACTACTAACACAAAATTTAGATGTCGCTTTTATTCTAGAAGCGCCTTTTCAGCGTCAAGGCTTGGCTGTGCATACGTTTCAGCAGGAAGAAATCGTGTTGGTTTGTGCTAACAGTCACCCCTTAGCAGCAAAAGCAAACGTCGAGGTACATGAACTTGCCAAGCAACATTTATTACTGACAGAAAAAGGTTGTTGTTACCGCAATCAATTCGAACGGCTGTTGATTAGTGCTGGCGCTTATAATACCTCGGCCGTCAGTGAGTTTGTCAGCATCGAAACGATAAAAGCATGTGTGGCATTAAATATGGGCATTGCTGCGCTAAGCAAAGTGTCGGCTGCCAAAGAACTTGCAAAGGGTGAACTGATCGCACTTAACCTGCCTGATAACAGCATGCGCTCAAGTGTTCATTGTGTGTTTAAAGACAGTGTTTTTAAAAATAAAGGCTTTGAAGACCAAAATTTGAGTGATGTGAATGATAGTCAAACCGCGCTGACAAACTTTATACAGTTTTGCCAGCGCTATACCTTTCAATAA
- the fahA gene encoding fumarylacetoacetase, producing MNQLNETHDIALTSWVEAANSDGTDFPIQNLPFASFRTSGTDQAYRGGVAIGDQIVDLAALAELDIFSGLAQQSLVAAAKPQLNEFMEMGKTAWSALRLALSKALRSGASEQSQVEACLVAQQDAQYQLPCHIHDYTDFYSSIHHATAVGSLFRPDNPLLPNYKWVPIGYHGRASSIDVSGQTFPRPCGQTKAPDATEPSFGPCRRLDYEVEMGIFIGQGNQLGERISINNAEDHVFGLCLFNDWSARDIQAWEYQPLGPFLAKSFASTISPWIVTTEALAPFREAFTRNEADPQPMEYLTSVQNSAAGQFNVTLDCLLKTSNSAEENHVSTSNFKHSYWTVAQMVAHHSVNGCNLQAGDLLGTGTQSGPEKAEAGSLLELTHGGKQPITLANGESRTFLEDGDTVIMRGYCVKTGAKRIGFGEVSSTILPARTPAKVPA from the coding sequence ATGAACCAATTAAACGAAACACATGATATTGCGTTAACCAGTTGGGTTGAAGCCGCGAATAGCGACGGTACCGACTTTCCAATTCAAAACTTACCATTTGCCAGTTTTAGAACATCAGGTACAGACCAAGCCTATCGCGGAGGCGTTGCCATTGGTGATCAGATTGTTGACCTTGCGGCATTAGCAGAGCTGGATATCTTCTCTGGGCTTGCTCAACAGTCACTAGTTGCTGCGGCGAAACCGCAACTTAACGAGTTTATGGAGATGGGCAAAACCGCTTGGAGCGCGTTGCGTTTAGCACTTTCAAAAGCCCTACGCTCGGGTGCCAGCGAGCAAAGCCAAGTGGAAGCCTGTTTAGTCGCTCAGCAAGATGCTCAGTACCAGCTGCCTTGTCATATTCACGACTACACCGATTTCTACTCGTCTATTCACCATGCAACCGCGGTTGGCTCGTTATTTAGACCAGATAACCCATTGCTGCCAAACTATAAATGGGTGCCTATTGGTTATCACGGCCGTGCATCAAGCATTGATGTAAGTGGCCAAACCTTCCCTCGCCCGTGTGGACAAACCAAAGCCCCTGATGCCACAGAGCCAAGCTTCGGCCCTTGTAGACGCCTAGATTACGAAGTGGAAATGGGGATTTTTATCGGCCAAGGTAATCAGCTTGGCGAGCGCATAAGCATCAACAACGCCGAAGATCATGTATTTGGCCTTTGTTTGTTTAACGATTGGTCAGCACGCGACATTCAAGCATGGGAATACCAGCCACTAGGACCATTTTTAGCGAAAAGCTTTGCATCAACTATTTCACCATGGATTGTAACCACAGAAGCATTAGCACCGTTTCGTGAAGCATTCACTAGAAACGAAGCAGATCCGCAGCCAATGGAGTATTTAACCTCTGTGCAAAACTCAGCGGCAGGCCAATTTAATGTCACACTTGATTGTCTATTAAAAACGTCAAATTCAGCCGAAGAAAACCATGTGTCGACGTCTAATTTTAAACATTCTTATTGGACAGTAGCGCAGATGGTAGCGCACCACAGCGTCAACGGTTGTAACCTGCAAGCCGGCGACTTGTTAGGTACTGGTACCCAATCTGGCCCTGAAAAAGCAGAAGCTGGCTCATTACTGGAATTAACGCATGGTGGCAAACAACCAATCACCTTAGCCAATGGCGAGTCTCGCACTTTCTTGGAAGATGGCGATACCGTCATTATGCGTGGTTACTGTGTAAAAACTGGCGCGAAGCGCATTGGTTTTGGTGAAGTAAGCAGTACGATACTTCCTGCAAGAACGCCAGCAAAAGTGCCTGCATAA
- a CDS encoding MarR family winged helix-turn-helix transcriptional regulator — MQPLDLTDFFPYQLSILQSHVSDHVGAYYRKAFGMSRNEWRILAVLAMHSSEDNKSKVSAKDICAFTQLAKMPVSRALKQLEAAKLVTRRQSTSDMRFTHFTLTGKGLERYQAIVPEVRYAQQQILQLLTEQEQKQLTTLTKKLLAKMQTELTAL; from the coding sequence ATGCAACCGCTAGATTTAACTGACTTCTTTCCTTATCAATTATCAATTTTACAAAGCCACGTCAGTGATCACGTCGGCGCTTACTATCGAAAAGCATTTGGCATGAGTCGCAACGAATGGCGAATACTGGCGGTATTGGCAATGCACAGTAGCGAAGATAACAAGTCAAAAGTTTCGGCAAAAGACATTTGTGCTTTTACCCAATTAGCAAAAATGCCTGTAAGCCGTGCGCTAAAACAATTAGAAGCAGCCAAGCTTGTTACACGTCGGCAAAGTACCAGCGATATGCGTTTTACCCACTTTACCCTGACAGGTAAAGGCCTTGAACGTTATCAAGCTATCGTGCCTGAGGTCCGATATGCCCAGCAGCAAATTTTGCAACTGCTTACTGAACAAGAGCAAAAACAGTTAACAACGCTCACTAAAAAGCTTTTGGCAAAAATGCAAACAGAGCTAACCGCTCTATAG
- a CDS encoding AraC family transcriptional regulator, translated as MTSDINKLDSENWWLQPSIHPSYARILCAYIKNNGFAIDRLFLGSTLNWQTLLEQQRFISFEQFRRIVLNALAIMKKPWLGLEVARLLPISVHGSLGYGAVTAPTVKSAFKLIEQAMATRITLYNFEYQHTDFGARFTIRESSPLQELTQVMYPMLLGSFCDIVEKTTGKKAANIPVSLPYVEPEWSAKYYELFPEFNYTFSSEHFFVEIPQQLLNTHSLTADDYAYRNALRECHQLIAIREQGGDFSERIKNHLFSVSPLYSSQAQAAKAMGVSVSTLIRKLKSEHTSFQALLNEVRAELACWQLQNSETSIESIAEAVGFIDTSNFARVFKGWMGCTPSQFRRQHVN; from the coding sequence ATGACAAGCGATATCAATAAACTAGACAGTGAAAATTGGTGGCTACAGCCATCAATACACCCAAGCTATGCCAGAATTTTATGCGCCTACATTAAAAATAATGGCTTTGCTATCGATCGCTTGTTTCTCGGCAGTACCCTCAACTGGCAGACATTGCTAGAACAGCAACGCTTTATCAGTTTTGAGCAGTTTAGGCGTATTGTGTTAAATGCGCTGGCCATCATGAAAAAGCCTTGGCTTGGCCTTGAAGTGGCGCGTTTGCTGCCAATTTCAGTGCATGGGTCATTAGGTTATGGTGCAGTTACTGCGCCAACAGTAAAAAGTGCCTTTAAACTCATTGAACAAGCAATGGCAACACGTATTACTTTGTATAATTTTGAGTATCAACACACAGATTTTGGCGCACGATTCACCATACGTGAATCGTCACCATTGCAAGAACTTACGCAAGTGATGTATCCCATGTTGCTCGGCTCATTCTGCGACATAGTTGAAAAAACGACAGGTAAAAAAGCAGCAAATATTCCAGTGTCCTTGCCATATGTAGAACCCGAGTGGTCAGCGAAATATTATGAGCTCTTTCCCGAATTTAATTACACATTTAGCAGCGAGCATTTTTTTGTCGAAATACCCCAACAATTGCTAAATACCCACTCACTTACCGCAGATGACTACGCCTATCGCAACGCACTACGTGAATGCCATCAGTTAATTGCGATACGTGAGCAAGGGGGTGACTTTTCTGAGCGCATTAAAAACCATTTATTTAGCGTTAGCCCGCTTTACAGCTCACAAGCACAAGCCGCTAAAGCGATGGGGGTATCAGTGAGTACTTTGATCAGAAAGCTAAAAAGTGAACATACCAGCTTTCAAGCGCTGCTCAACGAAGTAAGAGCAGAGCTGGCTTGCTGGCAATTGCAAAATAGTGAAACGTCAATTGAATCCATCGCCGAAGCCGTTGGGTTTATCGATACTTCCAACTTTGCGCGAGTATTTAAAGGTTGGATGGGTTGTACGCCATCACAATTTCGGCGACAGCATGTCAATTAG
- a CDS encoding DMT family transporter, translating to MPIPHKYLPNTSYLPYLAIALVGLVWGSNFIFMKLAASHINPMQIVLVRVLFGFLPIALFAASQKVLKFSDLKHVPHFIVMGLLATVIYYFGFAKGTSLLSSGIAGAISGAIPLFTLCTALFALKEEKVTLGKLCGAMLGFIGVVVLARPFNAQLASATGAIYMVLGSISVGVSFVYAKRFITPLKLSALALTTYQLGAGLIILCFTTDFEGIGNIANDTNVLLTTFIGLGLFGTGIAYLCYYFIIEKLGALVASSVTYIPPVVALAIGAVIVGENIEVRDYAATGLILLAVTIISISNKREAAR from the coding sequence GTGCCTATACCCCATAAATACTTACCCAATACTTCATACTTACCTTACTTGGCGATTGCGCTGGTTGGGCTGGTTTGGGGCAGTAATTTTATTTTTATGAAACTTGCTGCCAGTCATATCAACCCAATGCAAATTGTCTTGGTTAGAGTACTGTTTGGTTTTCTCCCTATTGCCCTGTTTGCAGCTAGCCAAAAAGTGCTGAAATTTTCAGATCTTAAACACGTGCCACACTTTATTGTCATGGGTTTGCTGGCAACAGTTATCTACTATTTTGGCTTTGCCAAAGGTACATCGTTATTGAGCTCAGGCATCGCTGGGGCTATTAGTGGTGCTATTCCTTTATTTACCCTTTGCACAGCGTTGTTTGCCCTGAAAGAAGAAAAAGTCACTCTTGGCAAGCTGTGTGGTGCAATGCTCGGCTTTATTGGCGTTGTCGTGCTCGCGCGACCTTTTAACGCTCAACTTGCTTCGGCAACAGGCGCTATTTATATGGTATTAGGTTCAATCAGTGTGGGAGTGTCATTTGTTTATGCCAAACGCTTTATCACTCCTTTAAAGCTATCGGCACTTGCGCTAACCACTTATCAGCTAGGGGCTGGTTTAATTATCTTATGCTTCACTACTGATTTTGAGGGAATCGGCAACATAGCTAACGATACCAACGTTTTACTCACCACCTTTATTGGATTAGGTTTATTTGGCACAGGTATCGCCTACCTTTGCTACTACTTTATTATTGAAAAATTAGGGGCGTTGGTAGCATCCTCTGTCACTTACATTCCTCCTGTTGTGGCACTGGCTATCGGTGCTGTAATTGTTGGAGAAAATATTGAAGTGAGAGACTATGCTGCCACTGGATTAATCTTGTTAGCCGTTACTATTATTAGCATTTCGAATAAACGAGAGGCTGCCCGTTAG
- a CDS encoding LysR family transcriptional regulator yields MNNISWRGIRAFLFVAEHGSFTTAAEVSGFSKANLSQLVTELERSLSVQLLHRTTRQLRLTEVGEGYYQRCKRAMSELDGAAEWASQSTDELKGKIRMNSVGGLLGEELIAPLVLSFQQAHPEVQVNLDFSSVRVGLIEDHYDLVLRMGSLPDSTLIARKICALTTRYIASPEFLAQYPEISNPEDLQKLPLIYGSVDNWVMKRGDQQSVIHIDKGIKIVSGRVMHNAAISGLGITRLADVYCQADIEQGRLVEVLPEWSEQTDISLVCPPIRHQLTRVQALMNWIADHFNERYQQILRG; encoded by the coding sequence ATGAACAATATTTCTTGGCGAGGCATTCGTGCATTTTTATTCGTTGCGGAACATGGCAGCTTTACAACAGCGGCGGAAGTCTCTGGCTTTTCAAAAGCGAATTTGAGCCAGTTGGTAACTGAATTAGAGCGTAGCTTAAGTGTGCAACTATTGCATCGCACCACTAGGCAGTTAAGGCTAACGGAAGTAGGCGAAGGCTACTATCAACGTTGTAAGCGGGCGATGAGTGAGCTTGATGGTGCTGCAGAGTGGGCGTCGCAATCAACAGATGAGCTCAAAGGTAAAATTCGCATGAACTCAGTTGGTGGTTTGTTAGGCGAAGAGTTAATCGCCCCGTTAGTGTTGAGCTTTCAGCAGGCGCACCCTGAAGTGCAAGTAAATTTAGATTTTTCTAGTGTTAGAGTCGGCCTGATTGAAGACCACTATGATTTAGTTTTGCGTATGGGCTCACTGCCAGATTCAACCTTAATAGCACGTAAAATTTGCGCACTCACCACACGATACATCGCAAGCCCTGAATTCTTAGCGCAATACCCTGAAATTAGTAACCCAGAAGATTTACAGAAATTGCCTTTAATTTATGGCTCTGTCGATAACTGGGTAATGAAACGTGGCGATCAGCAAAGTGTTATTCATATTGATAAAGGGATAAAAATAGTTAGTGGCCGGGTAATGCATAATGCCGCCATTAGTGGTTTAGGTATTACGCGTTTAGCTGATGTTTACTGTCAAGCAGATATCGAACAAGGGCGTTTAGTGGAAGTGTTGCCAGAGTGGTCAGAGCAAACTGATATTTCACTGGTATGCCCACCAATTAGGCACCAACTTACCCGAGTACAAGCGTTAATGAATTGGATTGCCGATCATTTTAATGAAAGATATCAGCAGATTCTAAGAGGCTAA
- the maiA gene encoding maleylacetoacetate isomerase, which produces MELYSYFRSSAAYRLRIALNVKGISYQQVPVNLLKGEHKSADYLALNPQGLVPSLKTDNDEMLSQSPAILEWLEETFPGTPLLPISALERATVRSWCNQIACDIHPICNLRVLNYVADELGGGSEGKLAWLHHWITTGFSALEPQLVDNQNKHKGNFCFGEQLTLADIYLIPQVFNALRFDVDMTAFPRIMAIYQHCNTLPAFIDAQPANQPDAG; this is translated from the coding sequence ATGGAGCTTTATTCTTATTTTCGTTCATCGGCAGCGTATCGACTGCGAATTGCACTCAATGTTAAAGGCATTAGCTATCAACAAGTGCCAGTTAACTTGCTAAAAGGCGAGCACAAATCAGCAGACTACTTGGCACTGAATCCGCAAGGGCTAGTGCCTAGCCTAAAAACCGATAATGACGAAATGCTCAGCCAGTCGCCAGCGATTCTGGAGTGGTTAGAAGAAACCTTTCCTGGCACACCACTATTGCCCATTAGTGCACTGGAGCGCGCAACTGTGCGCAGTTGGTGTAACCAAATCGCTTGCGATATTCACCCAATTTGCAACTTGCGTGTACTTAACTATGTTGCTGACGAGCTCGGTGGTGGCAGCGAAGGAAAATTGGCTTGGCTGCACCACTGGATAACCACGGGCTTTAGTGCGTTAGAACCCCAGCTTGTAGATAACCAGAACAAGCACAAAGGTAACTTTTGTTTTGGTGAACAGCTCACTCTAGCTGATATCTATTTGATACCACAGGTATTTAATGCGCTTCGATTTGACGTCGATATGACTGCGTTTCCACGTATTATGGCGATTTACCAGCATTGTAATACGTTACCTGCGTTTATTGATGCGCAACCAGCCAATCAGCCTGATGCAGGCTAG
- the hmgA gene encoding homogentisate 1,2-dioxygenase, whose amino-acid sequence MNKSKQEHKELTYLCGFGNEHETEALPGALPKGQFSPQKVKYGLYAEQFNSTAFTAPRDKNRRTWTYRIRPSIAMGDFTPIDNGLIRTAPITEVAAPPNVMRWDALPMPSEPTDFIDGLTTIAANGDANTQTGIGIHVYCANANMDKRFFYNADGELLIVPQQGQLLAYTELGKLLVKPGEILVIPRGIKFKITLPEGNARGYICENYGAPLELPERGPVGANGYANERDFEYPIAWFEDIDDNFELVAKFAGNLFSANLDHSPLDVVAWVGNSAPYKYDLAKFNTINTVSYDHPDPSIFTVLTSPSGTAGTANVDFVIFPPRWMVAEDTFRPPYYHRNIMSEFMGLIEGVYDAKEKGFEPGGMSLHNCMTPHGPEADVFEAASNAKLEPKRYENTLAFMFESRYVITPTKFALATPAKQNDYLDCWQGLKKFYTGQA is encoded by the coding sequence ATGAACAAGTCAAAACAGGAGCATAAGGAGCTGACTTATCTATGCGGCTTTGGCAACGAACATGAAACCGAGGCTTTGCCTGGTGCATTACCCAAAGGACAGTTTAGTCCGCAAAAGGTCAAATACGGTTTGTATGCGGAGCAATTTAACAGCACGGCGTTTACTGCGCCGCGCGATAAAAACCGCCGCACATGGACCTATCGCATTCGCCCTTCTATCGCCATGGGCGATTTTACGCCCATTGACAATGGCTTGATTCGCACCGCGCCAATCACTGAAGTGGCAGCCCCACCCAATGTGATGCGCTGGGATGCGCTACCAATGCCCAGTGAACCAACGGATTTTATTGATGGCTTAACGACGATTGCCGCCAATGGCGATGCTAATACGCAAACAGGTATTGGTATTCATGTGTATTGCGCGAACGCCAATATGGACAAGCGCTTTTTCTACAATGCTGATGGTGAGCTTCTAATTGTTCCCCAGCAAGGGCAATTGCTGGCTTATACCGAGCTAGGCAAGTTGCTAGTCAAACCCGGTGAAATCCTCGTTATTCCGCGCGGTATTAAATTTAAAATCACACTTCCAGAGGGTAATGCCCGCGGCTATATTTGTGAAAATTACGGTGCGCCGCTTGAGCTTCCTGAGCGCGGTCCTGTGGGGGCTAACGGTTACGCCAACGAGCGAGACTTTGAGTACCCCATAGCTTGGTTTGAAGATATTGACGATAACTTTGAGTTAGTGGCGAAGTTTGCAGGTAACTTATTTAGTGCCAACCTCGATCATTCCCCGCTAGACGTTGTCGCTTGGGTGGGTAATTCAGCTCCCTACAAATACGACTTAGCCAAGTTTAATACCATCAATACCGTTAGCTATGATCATCCTGATCCGTCGATATTTACCGTGTTAACTTCACCGTCTGGCACCGCCGGCACGGCTAATGTTGATTTTGTTATCTTTCCGCCGCGCTGGATGGTAGCTGAGGATACCTTCCGACCGCCCTACTATCACCGCAATATTATGAGCGAGTTTATGGGGCTAATTGAAGGTGTTTACGACGCCAAAGAAAAAGGCTTTGAGCCTGGCGGCATGAGTTTACACAATTGCATGACACCCCACGGCCCAGAGGCAGATGTTTTCGAGGCTGCATCTAACGCCAAACTTGAACCCAAACGTTATGAAAACACCTTGGCTTTTATGTTTGAGTCGCGCTATGTCATTACACCGACTAAATTTGCGTTGGCAACGCCTGCCAAACAAAACGATTACTTAGACTGCTGGCAAGGACTGAAAAAGTTCTACACAGGCCAAGCTTAA